A part of Blastopirellula marina genomic DNA contains:
- a CDS encoding BBP7 family outer membrane beta-barrel protein — translation MKLNYSTLAFSIVAVVLGTGRSFAQEGYAPMGSPYPAGSPAPYDPAGMQPPGMMPPGYGPGPMGPGPMMGPAPYAQMAAAPNYGQASNASYDPSMYDQSMYEPAGDYMQYENVAGAACNDCGDGCALPPRAYGSFEAMMVWRKGGNYPPILTTSADVDRGILGNPSTQIVWGDGNEHGNPTAGGRITLGLWLDDYQNWSVGGRFMALEEQSLGYTATSAQFPVLAYPFFNLNTGLQDAVLVALPGTGSGAANNTTVNLENRNSFYMGDAFLTKHIYTNNGNRWDFVGGYTYFKMEDSFYNDATFTVQDLAPPGGLATGDIVQYSDRFDAINEFHGGHIGLMAEFQDGPFSWRAMGKLALGSAHQEATIAGSTSVNGTIAQNTGVYALAGNSGSYSRDKFVYVPEINIDMIYAYNCNLDLKLGTTFLYFSDVVTGGTMIDNNIFPPGTTAPTFQFNEQEYWILGMTAGVEFHY, via the coding sequence ATGAAGCTTAACTACTCCACCCTAGCTTTCTCGATCGTAGCCGTGGTTCTCGGAACCGGCCGATCCTTCGCCCAAGAGGGCTACGCTCCGATGGGATCACCGTATCCTGCCGGATCGCCCGCTCCCTATGATCCTGCTGGCATGCAACCTCCGGGAATGATGCCGCCAGGTTACGGTCCAGGCCCAATGGGTCCTGGCCCGATGATGGGACCGGCACCTTATGCCCAAATGGCTGCGGCCCCTAACTACGGCCAAGCATCGAATGCATCGTACGATCCTTCGATGTACGACCAATCGATGTACGAGCCAGCTGGCGACTACATGCAATACGAAAACGTGGCCGGCGCTGCCTGCAACGACTGTGGCGACGGCTGTGCTTTGCCACCTCGTGCTTACGGTAGCTTCGAGGCCATGATGGTCTGGCGAAAGGGTGGCAACTATCCGCCGATCCTGACGACTAGTGCCGACGTCGATCGCGGTATCCTGGGTAACCCCAGCACGCAGATCGTCTGGGGCGACGGTAACGAACATGGCAATCCAACTGCCGGTGGCCGTATTACCCTGGGACTATGGCTTGATGACTACCAAAACTGGAGCGTTGGTGGCCGGTTCATGGCTTTGGAAGAACAAAGCCTGGGCTACACAGCAACTTCAGCTCAGTTCCCAGTCTTGGCCTATCCGTTCTTCAACCTGAACACTGGCCTGCAGGATGCCGTTCTGGTTGCTCTACCGGGTACTGGTTCGGGTGCTGCCAACAACACTACCGTCAATCTTGAAAATCGCAACTCGTTCTACATGGGCGACGCGTTCCTGACCAAGCACATCTACACGAACAACGGCAATCGCTGGGACTTCGTTGGTGGTTACACCTACTTCAAGATGGAAGATAGCTTCTACAACGATGCGACCTTCACGGTTCAAGACTTGGCCCCTCCCGGCGGTCTGGCCACGGGCGACATCGTTCAGTACAGCGATCGCTTCGACGCAATCAACGAATTCCACGGTGGTCACATCGGTTTGATGGCCGAATTCCAAGACGGTCCATTCAGCTGGCGAGCCATGGGTAAGCTGGCCCTGGGTAGTGCTCACCAGGAAGCTACCATCGCGGGCTCGACCTCGGTCAACGGAACCATTGCTCAGAACACCGGTGTCTATGCTCTCGCTGGGAACTCGGGATCTTACAGCCGTGACAAGTTCGTCTACGTTCCTGAGATCAACATCGACATGATCTACGCCTACAACTGCAACCTCGACCTGAAGCTCGGAACGACCTTCCTGTACTTCAGCGACGTTGTTACCGGTGGCACGATGATCGACAACAATATCTTCCCACCAGGCACAACCGCTCCGACCTTCCAGTTTAACGAACAGGAATACTGGATCCTGGGCATGACCGCTGGTGTGGAATTCCACTACTAA
- a CDS encoding preprotein translocase subunit SecA has translation METNQTTLDPPETEPTEKPDPPKRGEPRKFRANSLGSFYSQLTKQGLARFVGQLPLIDKFEAELKDRSDREIRKYSLGLRHRAKSGEPLYKLLPEAFALVRIAGARTMNMRHYEVQLIGGMIMFDGAIAEMETGEGKTLTATLPTYLYALPGKGVHVATVNDYLAARDAELMMPVYKMLGMTVGVIESQMSSDDRRKAYSCDITYGTSKEFGFDFLRDRLLIRQTREQGLGVLGPLLAGKKEKNEEPVQREHFFALVDEADSVLIDDARTPLVISAIPGEAEKVAVACHQWAANAEREFEEDNHYEYDHDKKSVELTVTGRLLVRQVPKPKLLDTVGLVDLYDYIERAIKVKRDFHSGQHYVIRDGEIVIVDESTGRIAEGRKWSYGIHQAIEAKEGVEVTVATGQAARITVQDLFLRYRHLGGMTGTASSSKGEFKKIYKLNVIKCPTNRIPQRKLWSDRVFGNAEAKWSAIVEEIREINASGRPILVGTRTIEKSEELSKRLTEAGIEHEVLNAHQVALEAEIVSRAGQPGKVTVATNMAGRGTDIKLGEGVHDLGGLHVICTELHDSARIDRQLVGRCGRQGDPGSTRQFMALDDDCLLIGLGPKRYKKLVAFGENQSAELPAYAKLFRQAQRRIENKHFGDRKVLLYHEKQRKKMHREMGQDPYLDSPD, from the coding sequence TTGGAAACGAATCAAACGACGCTAGACCCACCTGAAACCGAACCGACCGAAAAGCCTGACCCGCCCAAACGAGGCGAGCCACGGAAGTTTCGCGCGAATTCCTTAGGGTCCTTCTATTCGCAACTTACCAAACAGGGGTTGGCCCGGTTTGTCGGCCAACTTCCACTAATCGATAAGTTCGAGGCCGAGCTCAAAGATCGGTCCGATCGCGAAATTCGAAAATACAGTTTGGGCCTGCGCCACCGGGCTAAAAGTGGCGAGCCGCTCTACAAATTACTGCCAGAAGCGTTCGCTCTGGTTCGGATTGCTGGCGCTCGGACCATGAACATGCGGCACTACGAAGTGCAGCTGATCGGTGGCATGATCATGTTCGATGGGGCGATCGCCGAGATGGAAACGGGCGAAGGGAAAACGCTCACGGCAACCCTTCCGACCTATCTATATGCGCTACCTGGCAAAGGGGTTCATGTCGCTACGGTCAACGATTACCTGGCGGCTCGCGATGCCGAGTTAATGATGCCCGTTTACAAGATGCTGGGGATGACCGTTGGGGTGATCGAATCCCAAATGTCCTCGGATGACCGCCGAAAAGCGTACTCTTGCGATATTACGTATGGAACGTCCAAAGAATTCGGCTTCGACTTCCTTCGCGACCGTTTATTGATTCGTCAGACCCGTGAACAGGGACTTGGCGTTCTCGGACCGCTGCTAGCGGGCAAGAAGGAAAAGAATGAAGAGCCGGTTCAACGCGAGCATTTCTTCGCCCTAGTTGACGAAGCCGATAGCGTGTTGATTGATGATGCACGTACGCCTCTGGTGATCAGCGCGATCCCTGGCGAGGCGGAAAAAGTAGCCGTGGCTTGCCATCAATGGGCTGCCAATGCCGAGCGTGAATTCGAGGAAGATAATCACTACGAATACGACCACGACAAGAAATCGGTCGAGCTGACGGTCACCGGGCGATTACTCGTAAGACAGGTTCCCAAGCCAAAACTGCTAGATACGGTGGGATTAGTCGATTTATACGACTACATCGAACGGGCGATTAAGGTGAAGCGGGATTTCCATAGTGGACAACACTATGTGATCCGCGATGGCGAGATCGTCATTGTCGACGAATCGACGGGACGTATCGCGGAAGGCCGCAAGTGGAGCTACGGTATCCACCAGGCAATTGAAGCCAAAGAAGGGGTCGAAGTCACGGTTGCGACGGGACAAGCTGCCCGAATCACGGTGCAGGACCTGTTTCTACGTTATCGCCATCTGGGCGGAATGACCGGTACCGCTTCGAGCTCGAAGGGGGAGTTCAAGAAGATCTACAAGCTAAACGTCATTAAGTGCCCGACCAACCGCATTCCCCAGCGGAAGCTATGGTCCGATCGGGTGTTCGGCAATGCGGAAGCGAAATGGTCGGCAATTGTCGAAGAGATCCGTGAGATCAACGCGTCCGGTCGTCCGATCCTGGTTGGTACCCGAACGATTGAAAAGAGTGAAGAGCTTTCGAAACGACTAACCGAAGCCGGGATCGAGCATGAAGTCCTCAATGCTCATCAGGTGGCCCTCGAAGCCGAGATCGTCTCTCGTGCCGGCCAGCCGGGCAAGGTAACCGTTGCCACCAACATGGCCGGACGTGGTACCGACATCAAGCTGGGCGAAGGAGTTCATGACCTCGGTGGTTTGCACGTGATCTGCACCGAGCTGCACGATTCGGCTCGCATCGACCGCCAGCTTGTCGGACGCTGTGGTCGTCAGGGCGATCCGGGTAGCACCCGCCAGTTCATGGCCTTGGATGACGATTGTCTGCTCATCGGTCTCGGCCCCAAACGATACAAGAAGCTGGTCGCCTTTGGCGAAAACCAAAGTGCGGAGCTGCCAGCTTACGCCAAACTTTTCCGTCAAGCCCAACGTCGCATCGAGAACAAGCACTTCGGCGATCGCAAAGTGCTGCTGTATCACGAGAAACAGCGGAAGAAGATGCATCGTGAAATGGGGCAAGATCCTTACCTGGATTCGCCAGACTAG